DNA from Myxococcaceae bacterium JPH2:
CACGTTCTACGACGGGGCCCGCGTGGAGCGGCTGCCCGTGCCGTTCGCGACCTTCTACCAACAGCCAACCGCAGAGGGGCTCACGCGTGTGACGGTCACGGAGGGCCCACTGGCCGAGGCCGTGGCCGCGAGCGCCGCCAATCCGTTCCTGTTCAAGGACGCGACGCTGGAGCGCATCGATCCGGGCGCGGATCGGGTGTCCGCCGTCCCGGTGCATGACGCGTGCGTGCTCTTCCCGGGGGCGCGGCTCATCGCCATCAACGTGACGGGCGAGGCGGCCTTCTACCAGCCGGGCCAGGGCTGCGAGGTGCGGGAGATCCGCGTCGACGTGGCGTCGCCCGCCGAGGACGCCTTCACTGGGATGGGCCCGGCGTTCGAGGCCGTGTACGCCGCAGGCTACGACGCCGTCATCGCGTCCCTGTCCTCGCGGCCGTTGTGAGCAGGCCGCTGACGTCTCGCCAGCCTCCCTGACACGGGGCGTTCTCCGTGGCGAGGTAGTGGCCCACTCGGCCCGGGGCCAGCGCGATGAGCGCCGAGGAGCGCGTGCCGTACCCCGGCGTGTGGATGCACAGGGCCTGGAGCTGCCGGACGAACTCGCGCGGCAGGGCATCTCCGTCGAGGGCGGGAGGGAGCGCCTCCAACTCGGGCAGGGCGTGGTCCGCCAGCAGGGCTTTGAGGCCCTCGGCCAGCTCGGGCCAGGGCCGCTGGGCCACCTGCGTCGCGAGCGAGCGGGCCCGCGCGACCTTGGGGATGCCGGGGGCGTCCAGCACCCCGTTGGGCAGCACGTGCACGCCGGGCGGGACGTCCTGACGGAGCAGTCGCGAGGTGTCGGGCCGGGCATAGGCCACGCGGAGCGTCTGCGCGTCGCCGTAGAGGAGGTTGAAGGGCAGGAAGGCGTCGCCGGGGAGGGTGTCCAGGTACCGGTCGATGGCGGCCACCGAGCCCGCCTGGAGCGCGCGGAGCACCACCTCGCCGCGCGAGCGGGCGGCCGGGCCCTGTCCTCCCGCGCCGCGCTGGTTTGTCAGCCCGACGAAGACGCCCCCGTTAGTGACTCCGGCCCACGTTCCACCCCGCTCCAGGTCCTTGCCTCCCACGATTCGGGGAGACTCGGAGAGCACCTGGGGGCCCAATGCGGGGCGCGCGAGGAATTCATCCCGGTTGGTGGCGAGCACCAGCGGCCATTCCGGGTGAACGTGGCGGAGTATCACGAGGGTGCACATGCGTATCCGGTCGATAACACCGCCGGCGTCGGGGTGCACCGGCCCCGCGCAACGCCAGCGATGACCTCGACCCTTCGAGCGGCTATTGTCCGCCGCCCTCAGGAGAGTCCATGGCGCAGAGAACCCTCGTCACCAGCGCGCTTCCGTACGCGAACGGTCCCATCCACATCGGCCACGTCGTGGAGTACGTGCAGACCGACATCTTCGTGCGCTTCCTGCGCTCGTGCGGCAAGGACGTCGTCTACTTCTGTGCCGACGACACGCACGGCACGCCCATCGAAATCAACGCCGCGAAGAAGGGGATCAAGCCGGAGGAGTTCGTCGCCCGCTTCCAGGACGAGCACCAGCGCGACTTCCACGACTTCGACATCCGGTTCGACAAGTTCCACTCCACCAACTCGCCGGAGAACCGCCACTACGCGGAGCTCATCTACGG
Protein-coding regions in this window:
- a CDS encoding NRDE family protein, whose product is MCTLVILRHVHPEWPLVLATNRDEFLARPALGPQVLSESPRIVGGKDLERGGTWAGVTNGGVFVGLTNQRGAGGQGPAARSRGEVVLRALQAGSVAAIDRYLDTLPGDAFLPFNLLYGDAQTLRVAYARPDTSRLLRQDVPPGVHVLPNGVLDAPGIPKVARARSLATQVAQRPWPELAEGLKALLADHALPELEALPPALDGDALPREFVRQLQALCIHTPGYGTRSSALIALAPGRVGHYLATENAPCQGGWRDVSGLLTTAARTGTR